From Drosophila suzukii chromosome 2R, CBGP_Dsuzu_IsoJpt1.0, whole genome shotgun sequence, a single genomic window includes:
- the LOC108010305 gene encoding endoplasmic reticulum metallopeptidase 1, whose amino-acid sequence MSFNSKYHIDVDFEVPKKLQWYYAPAFFGFWLVLYLSLVNTQMNHMPQPLTRSDEASHPGSFIAQRAEDTLIELTRIGPRVVGSMANEETAVEFLRAEVAKVEAEMSERLEIEVDVQQASGAYMHWEMVNMYQGIQNVAVKLSERNSTNENYLLINSHYDSVPGSPGAGDDGSMVVTMLEVMRVLAKSGDPLAHPIVFLFNGAEENPLQASHAFITQHKWAKNCKALINLDSAGSGGREILFQSGPNHPWLMNYYRNVPHPFANTLAEELFQAGYIPSDTDFRIFRDYGGVPGLDMAYIFNGYVYHTKYDRINAFPRASFQHTGDNVLSLARSLANAPELDDTAAHSEGHNIFYDFLGWFMIFYTETTSIIVNVVVTLLALLGIGISLYFMSVRSGCSWKGVLLRFSITIAIQFISLVLAVGLALLVALFMDGVNRSMSWFTSSWTIFGLYLAPIIFGLSILPALYLEKTKRDPLGLGFRIQLFMHSHCICLIVIMLTLTGLSIRSAYLIMLCVLFDIVALIVNLVTKWHRKAYLFAIAVTVCQILPFVFFTYLCTVALVTIMPMQGRSGSSTNPDMVIAALVWLFSLMFAGFVAPLIMFFRKTRTIVLCFLGITILFIIIAVTNAGFPYKEKTSPQRYSLIHAHRRLHNADGSTRIDESGLYIYPQDRRFEVARDDIDAIGEVHKVSDFCDEEMFCGMPLYNHRWNKAREYSLWIETSEPPEIPTDYPILVLQDSIELDSPTQRRFNFTVGGPSHMGIFINVKNDAKILNWSFNDTLIREQAEPPYMVYFSYGLDDSPLEFSIDVEKTTSTFDTSTLEIGIGGHWVTQDITAIEKLSSYISRFPSYAYIQGWVGTYETWYF is encoded by the exons ATGAGT TTCAACTCCAAGTATCACATTGATGTGGACTTCGAGGTGCCTAAGAAGCTGCAATGGTACTATGCTCCCGCCTTCTTCGGCTTCTGGCTTGTGCTCTACCTCTCGCTGGTAAACACCCAGATGAACCACATGCCGCAGCCACTGACGCGCAGCGATGAGGCCAGTCACCCGGGCTCATTCATTGCCCAGCGGGCCGAGGACACCCTGATCGAATTGACCCGGATTGGACCGCGGGTTGTGGGCAGCATGGCCAACGAGGAGACCGCCGTGGAGTTCCTGCGCGCCGAGGTGGCCAAGGTTGAGGCCGAGATGAGCGAACGCCTCGAGATCGAGGTTGATGTGCAGCAGGCCAGCGGGGCATACATGCACTGGGAGATGGTCAACATGTATCAGGGCATCCAGAACGTGGCGGTGAAGCTGTCGGAAAGGAACTCCACCAACGAGAACTACCTGCTGATCAACAGTCACTACGATTCGGTGCCCGGGAGTCCAGGAGCCGGCGACGATGGTTCCATGGTCGTGACCATGCTGGAGGTGATGCGAGTGCTGGCCAAGTCCGGCGACCCACTGGCCCATCCCATTGTCTTCCTGTTCAACGGAGCCGAGGAGAATCCCCTGCAGGCATCGCACGCCTTCATCACCCAACACAAGTGGGCCAAGAACTGCAA AGCTCTTATCAACTTGGATTCGGCAGGCAGTGGTGGACGTGAGATCCTGTTCCAGTCGGGACCCAATCATCCGTGGCTGATGAACTATTACAGGAATGTGCCGCATCCCTTTGCTAATACACTGGCCGAAGAGCTTTTCCAGGCCGGCTATATTCCCTCCGACACCGATTTTAGAATCTTCCGCGATTATGGAGGAGTTCCCGGTCTGGATATGGCCTATATTTTCAATGGCTACGTGTATCACACCAAGTATGACAGGATCAATGCATTCCCGCGGGCCTCTTTTCAGCACACAGGGGATAATGTTTTATCACTGGCCCGTTCCTTGGCCAATGCTCCGGAATTAGATGATACGGCC GCCCATTCCGAGGGACACAACATCTTCTACGACTTTCTTGGCTGGTTCATGATCTTTTACACGGAAACGACGAGCATCATTGTAAACGTGGTGGTCACACTGCTCGCTCTTCTGGGCATCGGTATATCCCTATACTTTATGTCAGTTCGCTCGGGGTGCAGTTGGAAGGGTGTCCTTCTCCGCTTTTCCATCACCATTGCCATCCAGTTTATCTCGCTGGTTTTGGCCGTTGGTCTTGCACTTTTGGTAGCTCTTTTTATGGATGGCGTGAATCGTTCGATGTCCTGGTTCACCTCTTCTTGGACTATCTTTGGCCTGTATTTGGCACCCATTATCTTCGGGCTGAGTATACTGCCCGCTCTGTATCTGGAGAAGACGAAAAGGGACCCCTTGGGCCTGGGATTCCGCATCCAGCTATTCATGCACTCGCACTGCATCTGCCTGATTGTGATAATGCTCACCCTGACCGGTTTGAGTATACGATCGGCCTATCTGATAATGCTCTGTGTGCTATTCGACATCGTAGCGCTCATTGTGAACCTGGTAACAAAGTGGCACCGAAAGG CCTACTTGTTTGCCATCGCCGTCACCGTCTGCCAGATCCTGCCCTTCGTCTTCTTCACATATCTGTGCACCGTGGCTCTGGTGACCATAATGCCGATGCAGGGACGATCAGGATCCTCGACCAATCCGGATATGGTTATAGCAGCTCTGGTCTGGCTATTTTCCCTCATGTTCGCCGGCTTTGTT GCTCCACTTATCATGTTCTTCCGCAAGACGAGAACGATAGTCCTGTGCTTCCTAGGAATCACCATTCTGTTCATTATTATTGCTGTCACAAATGCCGGATTTCCATACAAGGAAAAGACTTCGCCACAGCGTTACTCTTTGATT CATGCTCATCGTCGTCTGCATAACGCCGATGGAAGTACACGTATCGATGAGTCTGGCTTGTATATTTATCCACAGGACCGCCGATTTGAGGTTGCGCGAG ATGACATCGATGCCATTGGAGAGGTACACAAAGTAAGCGACTTTTGCGATGAGGAAATGTTTTGTGGCATGCCGCTTTATAACCACCGTTGGAACAAAGCCCGGGAGTACAGTCTTTGGATCGAAACGTCGGAACCGCCCGAGATACCTACCGACTATCCCATTTTGGTGCTACAGGACAGCATCGAATTGGATAGTCCCACGCAAAGAAGGTTTAACTTCACCGTGGGAGGACCTTCTCACATGGGAATATTCATCAATGTGAAAAACGATGCAAAGATACTGAACTGGTCCTTCAATGACACCCTCATACGAGAACAGGCGGAACCACCATATATGGTGTACTTCTCCTACGGACTGGACGACAGTCCTCTTGAGTTCTCCATCGATGTTGAG AAGACGACCTCAACGTTTGACACGTCCACCCTAGAGATTGGTATCGGGGGTCACTGGGTGACCCAGGACATCACTGCTATCGAAAAGCTCAGCAGTTACATTAGTCGATTTCCGTCCTATGCCTATATTCAGGGCTGGGTCGGCACCTACGAGACCTGGTACTTCTAA